GGGCGTGGTGACCGGGGCGTTCGCCGAAGCGACGCCGACCACGGAGCAGGCCGGAACGGACTCCGGTGCGCTCGACGCCGCCCGGAGCGGCGGAGCGCGGCTCCTGTACGTGCACCCGGATGCGACGCGGGGCGGCGGCTACGTGGAGCGCGGTCAGGAGCCGATCTCCGAGGAGACCCGCGCGGAGCTCGAACAGCGCGTGCAGCGCATCGCCCGGGTCATGTCCGCCAGCGACTTCACCGCGCGTGTCGAGCACCACTGCTCCGACCCGCACACCCCGGGCAACTGCCGCGTCCACATCATCCCGGCGGTGAGTCGCGCATGAGCGGTCCTCACGCAGCACCGACGGCGGGTGGGTCGCGCGGCGCAGTGTTCTCCGCGGCGCGCATCGCGGAGATCCTCGCCGTCCCGCCGGCACCTCCGCTCTCGCCGACGGCGGAGCAGCAGCGCATGATCGAGCACCCCCTCGGCGGGAGCACCCTCGTCGTCGCCGGCGCGGGCAGCGGCAAGACCGAGACGATGGCCAACCGGGTGGTGTGGCTCGTCGCGAACGGACTCGTGCAACCGGATCAGGTCCTCGGCCTCACCTTCACCCGCAAAGCGGCGGGGGAGTTGCGCGAGCGCATCTCCGGTCGGCTCGCCGCGTTCGCAGCCCGGCTGCAGGAGCGTGCGGAGCTCGGCGAACTGGGTCCGTCCGAGCTCGAGCGCGCCGACGCGCTCATCTCGCTCCTCGCCGATGGGATCGACATTCCCGAGGTCAGCACGTACAACGCCTTCGCGGCGGGAGTGCTGCAGGAGTTCGGGGCGGCTGCGGCCGTCGATCCGGACTCGGTGATCATCGACGAGGCGACGGCGTGGCGCATCGCCCGCGAGACCGTGCTGGGGAGCGAGGATCCGGATCTGGTCATGAGCGAGCTGCGACTCGCGTCCCTGGTGCGGCACATCATCGACCTGGATCACGCGGTCGCGGACCACCTGAGCTCCCTCGACCGGGTCGACCAGGTCGTCGGAGAGTTTGCCCGCGTCATCGACCTGCCGTACAACACAAAGGAGCTCCAGGGCGAGCGCAGCGGCAAGGTCTACGCCGACGTGCGCACGGCCGTCGCGCAGCTCGCAGAGACCCCGCTCATCACCCGACTCGCACGGGAATTCGCCGCGGAGAAGCGCCGCCGCGGAGTTATCGAGTTCTCCGATCAGCTCGCCCTGGCGACCCGCGCGCTGGAGCGGTCACCCGACGGGATCGCGGTCCTCCGGCGGCGGTCCAGGGTCGTGCTGCTCGACGAGGTGCAGGACACGTCCGTCGGGCAGACCCGCTTCCTCGCCATGATCTTCGCCGGTGCGTCGGTGATGGCGGTGGGGGATCCGCACCAGTCGATCTACGGGTGGCGCGGAGCGTCGGCCGAGGGGCTCCGATCCTTCCACGAAGATTTCCGGGGCCGGGGAGCACCCCCGCGCACCCCCGCGGCCACGCTCTCGCTCTCGACGAGCTGGCGGAACCCGGGGCGCATCCTGGAGGTGGCCAACACGATCGCGGCGCCGCTCACCGCCGAGTCGGTCATCGAGGTGCCGGAGCTGCAACCCCGGCCCGGTGCTGCGGCCGGCACCGTCGAGTGGTGCTTTCCCGAGACGATCCACGAGGAGCGGCAGGCGGTCGCCCGCTGGTTCCGGGAGGCGCGTGACACCTTCGTCGCGGAGCACGGCGAGCTGCCGAGCGCGGCCGTCATCTTCCGGAAGCGCAGTCACATGGCCGGATTCTCAGCGGCGTTGACGCGGGAGGGGGTGCCGAACCGGATCGTGGGTCTCGGCGGCCTGCTCACGACCCCCGAGGTCACGGATGTCGTGAGCACGCTCCGCTGCGTCTGGTACGCGGATGCGGGCGGAGATCTCATCCGGCTCCTGTCCGGGCCGCGGTTCAGGGTGGGCGTGGCCGATCTCGCCGGACTCCGCGATGCGGCGCGATGGTTCGCCGGCCGTGACGTCTCCCAGCAGCCTCTCGCGGCGGAAGACGTGGCCGCCGACCGGGTGCTTCCGGATCCCGATCGGCAGTTCACCCTGATCGATGCGCTCGACCAGATCGCCTCGATGCGGTCGCTCGACCACTTCGCACTGCGCGGGATCAGCGCGGTCGGTCGCACGCGCCTGCAGGAGGCGGGGCGGGTACTCGCGACGCTGCGGCAGGGGGTCGGCGGCAGTATCGGCGAGCTCCTGAACAGCACGGTGCAGGCGCTCCGCCTCGACATCGAGCTCGACGCGAACGAGGCGCGGCACGCGGAGACGGACGGCCAGGTGCACGCCAACCTCGACGTCTTCTCCGATCTCGTCGAGTCCTATCTCGCCGTCGACACCCGGGGCACCCTCGCCTCGCTCCTCGAGTGGATCGAGCGGGCGACCGAGGCGGACGAGACCGCGGAGCACGTCGCGGCGCCGACCCCCGGCACGGTCCAGCTCATCACCGCGCACGGGTCGAAGGGTCTCGAGTGGGACCTCGTGGCGGTGCCGCGGCTCGTGGCCGGGGAGTTCCCGGGGCCCGCACGCGCCGGCGCCGGCTGGTTGCGCACCGGGCAGATCCCCGATGAGCTGCGCGGCGATGCGTCGGCGCGACCGGAGCTGCGGTGGCGTCTCGCGGACACGCAGCAGGAGCTGAAGACGCGGATCGGCGAGTACCGGGAGGAACTCAAGGAGCGGCACGCCGACGAGGAGCGTCGGCTCGCCTACGTCGCCGTGACCCGCTCTGCGGAACGGCTGCTGCTGAGCGGCTCGTTCTGGGGTGGCCAGACGCGAGCGCGGGGTCCGTCTCCCTTCCTCGGGGAGCTCGCGGAGCGCGGGCTGCTCGGTGGCGGCGACTGCGCGCTCCCGGCCGAGAGCGCGCACGAGGCGGATCCGAGCGAGCTCGCCGAGCTGACCCTCGAGTGGCCGCTCGATCCGCTGGGCACGCGCGCTCCGGTGGTGCTGCGTGCTGCCGAGACCGTGCGTCAGGCGCTCAAGGCGACAGCGGAGGGAGCACCGCCCGCGGAGCCCGTGGACGAGGTGGTACAGCTGCTGCTGGCCGAGCGTGCCGCCACGGAGGAGCGCCGCCTGGGGGGCGCCCGGTCATCGGCGGAAGGCCCTCCGCGCTCCGACGCTCGCCGGGTCGCCGACGCGCAGACCCTGCCCGACCGCATCACCGCATCAACCTTCCATGACTTCGTCGAGGACCCGGTCGGCGCCGAGCGCCGCCGCCTCCGTCCCGTGCCGCAGCGCCCGTACCGGCGCACCCGGATCGGCAACCGCTTCCACGAGTGGGTCGAGCGCCGCTCCACCACGGCGCGCGGCACGTCGCTTCCGCTCGCGGGATTCGACGTCGACGTCGCTGATCCGGCAGGGGGGATGTCCGATCGGGAATCACCGGAGGAACTTCTCAGTGCGTCCGGCCTCGAGGCGGGCCGAGGCGTCGAAGCCGTCCCGAGCGTCGAAGCGGAACTGCAGCCGCTCATCGAGCAGTTCGAGCGGTCGCGCTGGGCGGATCTCCAGCCCATCGCCGTCGAGCAGGAGGTCACGCTGCCGTTCGCCGGCCGCAGCCTCGTGTGCAAACTCGACGCCGTGTACCGCTCCGACGGACCGGACGGCACACGCTACGAGGTCGTGGACTGGAAGTCGGGCCGATCACCGCGCACCGAGGACGAGCGTCGCAGCCGGTTCTTCCAGCTCGATCTGTACCGCCACGCCTACGCGCAGTGGGCGGGAGTGGACCCGGAGCGCATCGACGTGGCGCTCTACTACGTCGCGGAGGGCGTGGAACTCGTCGGTGACGCCCCGCGGAGCCTCGAGGAACTCGAAGAGATCTGGCTCGCCGCGGCCGAGCGGGTCGTCGACGGCGTCTGACCTCCTGCGCGGTGCGGGAACGAAGTGCGTCAACGCGGTGGGGCAATGCAGCGCGGTGCGGCGCGTCGGCCGGTCGTGGAGAGCCGTTGCCCTGCGGTCAGCGGTCGCGCTCGGGGAGTTCGTCGTCCGAGATCGGCTC
Above is a genomic segment from Leucobacter rhizosphaerae containing:
- a CDS encoding ATP-dependent DNA helicase, whose protein sequence is MSGPHAAPTAGGSRGAVFSAARIAEILAVPPAPPLSPTAEQQRMIEHPLGGSTLVVAGAGSGKTETMANRVVWLVANGLVQPDQVLGLTFTRKAAGELRERISGRLAAFAARLQERAELGELGPSELERADALISLLADGIDIPEVSTYNAFAAGVLQEFGAAAAVDPDSVIIDEATAWRIARETVLGSEDPDLVMSELRLASLVRHIIDLDHAVADHLSSLDRVDQVVGEFARVIDLPYNTKELQGERSGKVYADVRTAVAQLAETPLITRLAREFAAEKRRRGVIEFSDQLALATRALERSPDGIAVLRRRSRVVLLDEVQDTSVGQTRFLAMIFAGASVMAVGDPHQSIYGWRGASAEGLRSFHEDFRGRGAPPRTPAATLSLSTSWRNPGRILEVANTIAAPLTAESVIEVPELQPRPGAAAGTVEWCFPETIHEERQAVARWFREARDTFVAEHGELPSAAVIFRKRSHMAGFSAALTREGVPNRIVGLGGLLTTPEVTDVVSTLRCVWYADAGGDLIRLLSGPRFRVGVADLAGLRDAARWFAGRDVSQQPLAAEDVAADRVLPDPDRQFTLIDALDQIASMRSLDHFALRGISAVGRTRLQEAGRVLATLRQGVGGSIGELLNSTVQALRLDIELDANEARHAETDGQVHANLDVFSDLVESYLAVDTRGTLASLLEWIERATEADETAEHVAAPTPGTVQLITAHGSKGLEWDLVAVPRLVAGEFPGPARAGAGWLRTGQIPDELRGDASARPELRWRLADTQQELKTRIGEYREELKERHADEERRLAYVAVTRSAERLLLSGSFWGGQTRARGPSPFLGELAERGLLGGGDCALPAESAHEADPSELAELTLEWPLDPLGTRAPVVLRAAETVRQALKATAEGAPPAEPVDEVVQLLLAERAATEERRLGGARSSAEGPPRSDARRVADAQTLPDRITASTFHDFVEDPVGAERRRLRPVPQRPYRRTRIGNRFHEWVERRSTTARGTSLPLAGFDVDVADPAGGMSDRESPEELLSASGLEAGRGVEAVPSVEAELQPLIEQFERSRWADLQPIAVEQEVTLPFAGRSLVCKLDAVYRSDGPDGTRYEVVDWKSGRSPRTEDERRSRFFQLDLYRHAYAQWAGVDPERIDVALYYVAEGVELVGDAPRSLEELEEIWLAAAERVVDGV